One part of the Sorangiineae bacterium MSr11954 genome encodes these proteins:
- a CDS encoding amino acid adenylation domain-containing protein — MTAPSLVIHDLFRAVAAAPENAERIAVRCNGRTWSYRELDERSDALAAAIHRAGVSPGGNVAILVTRSAEIIVSMLGILKAGCAFVPIDGTYPAAVVRDYIARSKAAAVVVVAGCEAAAETISGIPRLSLHELEPAPPPAAVDAGPDTPAYVMFTSGTTGDPKGVVVPHRGVVRLVRDTNYIAFHPEDNVLQLSPVTFDASTLEIWGALLNGATLVVYGEHVFDPNELAKTIRDNRVSILWLTAGLFHLIARHALDALEGVSVLLAGGDVIQPDAVRRVFERFPRVTFINGYGPTENTTFTCCHVMTSASPIGETIPIGHPITGTTVHVLDAERRPVARGEVGELYTGGLGVALGYLNAPEATRAAFVDDPERPHQKLYRTGDLVREMPDGAIDFLGRADNLVKVRGYRVSTTEIQKKINQIDGVENAVVAAVDDGTGSRCLVAYVQSSGEPRKIKQLVKGTLEETLPQYMVPSVIHVRATFPLNENGKVDARSLVGATKS, encoded by the coding sequence ATGACAGCCCCGAGCCTCGTGATTCACGATTTGTTTCGGGCGGTGGCCGCGGCGCCCGAGAACGCCGAGCGGATCGCCGTGCGCTGCAACGGGCGGACGTGGTCGTATCGCGAGCTCGACGAGCGCTCCGACGCGCTGGCCGCGGCCATCCATCGCGCCGGCGTTTCGCCGGGCGGGAACGTCGCGATCCTGGTCACGCGCAGCGCCGAGATCATCGTGAGCATGCTCGGCATCCTGAAGGCGGGCTGCGCCTTCGTGCCGATCGATGGAACGTATCCCGCGGCCGTCGTCCGCGACTACATCGCGCGCAGCAAGGCGGCCGCGGTGGTCGTCGTGGCCGGGTGTGAGGCGGCCGCCGAGACCATCTCCGGCATCCCGCGGCTCTCTCTCCACGAGCTCGAGCCCGCGCCGCCACCGGCCGCGGTCGACGCGGGGCCCGACACGCCGGCGTACGTGATGTTCACCTCGGGCACCACCGGCGATCCCAAAGGCGTCGTGGTCCCCCACCGCGGCGTGGTGCGCCTGGTGCGCGATACGAACTACATCGCGTTTCACCCGGAGGACAACGTCCTGCAGCTGTCGCCGGTGACCTTCGACGCATCGACCCTCGAGATTTGGGGCGCGCTGCTCAACGGGGCCACCCTCGTGGTCTACGGCGAGCACGTCTTCGATCCGAACGAGCTCGCGAAGACCATCCGCGACAACCGGGTCTCCATTCTATGGCTGACGGCCGGGCTCTTTCACCTCATCGCCCGCCACGCGCTCGACGCGCTGGAGGGGGTATCGGTCCTCCTGGCCGGCGGCGACGTCATCCAGCCGGACGCCGTCAGGCGGGTGTTCGAGCGCTTTCCGCGCGTCACCTTCATCAACGGTTATGGCCCGACGGAGAACACCACGTTCACCTGCTGTCACGTGATGACCAGCGCCTCGCCCATCGGCGAGACCATCCCCATCGGTCATCCCATCACCGGCACCACCGTGCACGTCTTGGACGCGGAGCGCCGCCCCGTCGCCCGCGGCGAGGTCGGTGAGCTCTACACGGGCGGGCTCGGCGTCGCCCTGGGGTACTTGAACGCCCCGGAGGCCACGCGCGCCGCGTTCGTGGACGATCCGGAGAGGCCGCACCAGAAGCTCTATCGCACGGGCGACTTGGTCCGCGAGATGCCCGACGGCGCCATCGACTTCCTCGGGCGCGCCGACAACCTGGTGAAGGTGCGCGGTTATCGCGTCTCCACAACCGAAATACAAAAGAAGATCAACCAAATCGATGGGGTCGAGAACGCGGTGGTGGCCGCGGTGGACGACGGGACCGGCAGCCGATGCCTCGTGGCTTACGTCCAGTCGAGCGGCGAGCCGCGGAAGATCAAGCAGCTCGTCAAAGGCACCCTCGAAGAGACCTTGCCGCAATACATGGTGCCGAGTGTCATCCACGTTCGTGCCACGTTTCCGCTGAACGAAAACGGGAAGGTCGACGCGCGTTCGCTTGTAGGTGCAACCAAATCTTAG
- a CDS encoding chlorinating enzyme encodes MTQANLDFALTPEQCAQFRRDGYIGPFDLYTPEEAQKRYKVIRAQLFNREHAVFELPHDSLIANYDRHLDVDLLSEHIMRRELVDKVSSILGPDVLCWRSEMFPKYPGDEGTDWHQADQFAHASGKPQIVWPGEERFGGTITVWTALTDATEEMGCLRFVPGTHEEMFYDESKKMEFRPDQMNALAKDGIKRGFFGYDYRSLQKDPDWKPDESQARSIIMKAGQFVIFWSTLMHSSYPNSSKDKMRLGFASRYVPTSVRVYPDTDYVEEFGSKISLHKYGTVLVKGEDRHKWNRVVTKNTRGYEFKIPERAGREADVDAIVRDAFAGTLSTRSFTVDDDFFQLGGTSLSAALMLTDLENRLKIEIPVAALLENPTPVSFAKRLRAMMAT; translated from the coding sequence ATGACCCAAGCAAACCTCGACTTTGCGCTTACGCCGGAACAGTGCGCCCAGTTTCGGCGCGATGGATACATTGGCCCCTTCGATCTCTATACGCCCGAAGAAGCTCAGAAGCGCTACAAGGTCATTCGGGCCCAGCTGTTCAACCGCGAGCACGCCGTCTTCGAGTTGCCGCACGATAGCTTGATTGCCAATTACGATCGGCACCTCGACGTCGACCTGCTCAGCGAGCACATCATGCGTCGCGAGCTGGTCGACAAGGTCTCGTCCATCCTCGGCCCCGACGTCCTGTGTTGGCGCTCGGAGATGTTCCCCAAATATCCGGGCGACGAGGGCACCGACTGGCACCAGGCCGACCAGTTCGCGCACGCCTCGGGCAAGCCGCAGATCGTGTGGCCGGGCGAGGAGCGGTTCGGCGGCACCATCACCGTGTGGACCGCGCTCACCGACGCCACCGAGGAGATGGGCTGCCTGCGGTTCGTGCCGGGCACGCACGAAGAGATGTTCTACGACGAGTCGAAGAAGATGGAGTTCCGGCCCGACCAGATGAACGCGCTCGCCAAGGATGGTATCAAGCGCGGCTTCTTCGGCTACGACTATCGGTCGCTCCAGAAGGATCCGGACTGGAAGCCCGACGAGTCGCAGGCGCGCTCGATTATCATGAAGGCAGGCCAGTTCGTCATCTTCTGGTCGACCCTCATGCACTCGTCGTACCCCAACAGCAGCAAGGACAAGATGCGACTCGGCTTCGCCAGCCGGTACGTGCCCACGTCCGTTCGCGTGTACCCCGATACGGACTACGTGGAGGAGTTCGGGAGCAAGATCTCGCTCCACAAGTACGGCACCGTGCTGGTCAAGGGCGAGGATCGGCACAAGTGGAACCGCGTGGTGACCAAGAATACGCGCGGGTACGAGTTCAAGATCCCGGAGCGCGCTGGCCGCGAGGCCGACGTGGACGCCATCGTGCGCGACGCCTTCGCCGGCACGCTCTCCACCCGCAGCTTCACGGTGGACGACGACTTCTTCCAGCTCGGAGGGACGTCGCTCTCGGCCGCGCTCATGCTGACGGATCTCGAGAACCGGCTGAAGATCGAGATCCCGGTGGCCGCGCTCCTGGAGAACCCGACCCCCGTGAGCTTCGCCAAGAGGTTGCGGGCCATGATGGCGACATGA
- a CDS encoding helix-turn-helix domain-containing protein translates to MHALVIVALDGVIPSDLSMPCDVFGRVRLPDGRPGYQVRVCGVSGEVNAGAFQVRVRWGLSEFGRADTIVLPGVADPTQPVPAKLVKAIRAAAASGTRVASICTGAFLLAATGLLDGLRATTHWLSAGELARRYPAIRVDPDVLYVDNGQFLTSAGAASGLDLCLHMVRRDYGSAVAADAARMAVTPLERAGGQSQFILHPPPAPDGSSLEPLLRWLEENLHEPLAVEDMAGRAALSVRTLNRRFREQLGTTPLQWLLRARVCRAQHLLETTAYSVQAVATKVGFGSATAFRDHFHRIVSTSPQAYRRAFRAPNELSYQGAVR, encoded by the coding sequence ATGCATGCCTTGGTCATCGTGGCCCTGGACGGGGTCATCCCGTCCGACTTGTCGATGCCATGCGACGTCTTTGGCCGGGTACGATTGCCGGATGGGCGGCCGGGCTATCAGGTGCGCGTATGCGGAGTCTCGGGCGAGGTGAACGCAGGCGCCTTTCAGGTGCGGGTCCGATGGGGACTTTCAGAGTTCGGGCGCGCCGATACCATCGTTCTGCCGGGCGTGGCCGACCCCACGCAGCCGGTTCCGGCGAAGCTCGTGAAGGCCATTCGCGCGGCCGCCGCATCGGGCACGCGCGTGGCATCGATCTGCACCGGCGCCTTTCTTTTGGCTGCGACCGGGCTGCTCGACGGGCTCCGCGCCACCACCCATTGGCTCTCCGCGGGCGAGCTCGCGCGCCGCTATCCGGCCATTCGCGTCGATCCCGATGTTCTCTATGTCGACAACGGCCAATTTCTCACCTCGGCGGGGGCAGCCTCGGGCCTCGATCTGTGCCTCCACATGGTGCGCCGTGACTATGGATCGGCCGTCGCGGCCGACGCCGCGCGCATGGCCGTGACCCCCCTCGAGCGCGCGGGAGGCCAGTCGCAGTTCATCTTGCACCCGCCGCCCGCGCCCGACGGATCCTCGCTGGAGCCGCTCTTGCGATGGCTGGAAGAGAACCTTCACGAGCCGCTGGCCGTCGAAGACATGGCCGGCCGCGCAGCGCTCAGTGTGCGAACGCTCAATCGCCGCTTTCGCGAGCAGCTCGGCACCACGCCCCTCCAATGGTTGCTCCGCGCCCGCGTCTGCCGCGCGCAGCACCTGCTCGAGACGACGGCGTACTCCGTACAAGCCGTTGCCACCAAAGTGGGATTCGGCTCGGCCACCGCGTTTCGCGATCACTTTCACAGGATCGTTTCCACCAGCCCGCAGGCCTACCGGCGCGCGTTTCGCGCACCCAACGAGCTGTCGTACCAAGGAGCGGTAAGATGA
- a CDS encoding iron-containing alcohol dehydrogenase: MGCGHYYADITGDTAFAVDTNALKYGSGVLREIGDDAQVLGMTRIMLLTDRDLAKTAHVAVVCEALGAAGVDVVVYDEVAVEPTDTSFLRAAAAARDGRFNGYVAVGGGSVIDTAKAANLYATYPADLLEYVNPPIGRGKPVPGPLPPLIACPTTSGTGSECTPIAIFDYTAMHAKTGIVSRRMRPALGLVDPDVTSTLPSTVVACSGFDVLSHAVESFTALPYTKRAKPAQPRLRPASQGANPYSDVACTEAMRLTGEYIVRAVNDPKDTEARERMMFASTLAGIGFGNAGCHAPHGMSYSVSGLVKSFHASGYPEKPLVPHGMSVVLNSPAVFRFTAHACPERHLEAARLLGADASDVKNCSLEDAGRLLASAILRLMKATHIPNGLQGVGYAEADIPELAKGAFPQHRLLKNAPCEITLSDLEGIYRDALRYW, translated from the coding sequence ATGGGCTGTGGTCATTATTATGCAGACATCACGGGCGACACGGCGTTCGCCGTGGACACCAACGCGCTGAAGTACGGGTCGGGCGTTCTGCGCGAGATTGGCGACGACGCTCAGGTCCTGGGGATGACGCGGATCATGCTGCTCACCGACCGCGATCTGGCCAAGACCGCGCACGTGGCCGTCGTTTGCGAGGCGCTCGGGGCCGCGGGGGTGGACGTGGTCGTCTACGACGAGGTCGCGGTGGAGCCGACGGACACGTCGTTCCTTCGGGCAGCCGCGGCAGCGCGCGATGGTCGGTTCAATGGCTATGTCGCCGTCGGAGGCGGGTCGGTCATCGATACGGCAAAGGCCGCCAATCTGTACGCGACGTATCCGGCGGATCTCTTGGAGTACGTAAACCCGCCCATCGGGCGCGGTAAGCCGGTGCCGGGCCCTCTGCCGCCGCTGATCGCGTGCCCGACCACGTCCGGCACCGGCTCGGAGTGCACGCCAATCGCTATTTTCGATTATACGGCCATGCACGCCAAAACGGGAATCGTCTCGCGTCGGATGCGGCCCGCGCTGGGGCTCGTCGATCCCGACGTGACGAGCACGTTGCCGTCCACGGTGGTGGCTTGCAGCGGCTTCGACGTGCTCTCGCACGCGGTCGAGTCCTTCACCGCGCTGCCGTACACCAAGCGTGCAAAGCCTGCGCAGCCGCGCCTTCGCCCCGCGTCGCAGGGGGCCAATCCGTACAGCGACGTCGCGTGCACCGAGGCGATGCGGCTGACGGGCGAGTACATCGTTCGAGCGGTGAACGATCCGAAGGACACCGAGGCGCGCGAGCGCATGATGTTCGCATCGACCCTGGCGGGCATCGGCTTCGGCAACGCAGGCTGCCATGCGCCCCATGGCATGTCGTACTCGGTATCTGGGTTGGTCAAGAGCTTCCACGCGAGCGGCTATCCGGAGAAGCCGCTGGTCCCCCATGGAATGTCGGTGGTGCTCAACTCGCCGGCCGTGTTCCGCTTCACCGCGCACGCGTGCCCGGAGCGGCACCTCGAGGCCGCGCGCCTCCTCGGAGCCGACGCGAGCGACGTGAAAAACTGCAGCCTCGAGGACGCGGGGCGTCTCCTGGCGAGCGCGATCCTTCGTTTGATGAAGGCGACCCACATTCCCAACGGGCTCCAAGGCGTGGGCTACGCAGAGGCCGACATTCCGGAGCTGGCCAAGGGGGCCTTCCCGCAGCACCGGCTGCTGAAGAACGCGCCGTGCGAGATCACGTTGAGCGATCTGGAGGGGATCTACCGCGACGCGCTTCGCTATTGGTGA
- a CDS encoding TauD/TfdA family dioxygenase — MSAMFPAVATWNQELPAIWSALRASGAVLLKEAATTPAELEALTSRFAARFRVHQDPSRRRFSADDTTQGVSGGTERIGLHSERAYLPARPELLFFGCLTPPTSGGATTLCDGAAIVEALPAEHVQRWEEMTLLWHTTMERPMWQRLWSADSPVDATAAMDGMLERAGERARTRHWFEAETMHIEYRTSSLQRGSIGGKWAFANYLLLQEEDPTGPAARRADGSPVPSELLRHAAAVADGLTVDIRWQRGDVLLIDNTRCMHGRRAIEGDERLILVRMGDARPELA, encoded by the coding sequence ATGAGCGCGATGTTCCCCGCCGTCGCAACGTGGAACCAGGAGCTGCCGGCCATCTGGAGCGCGCTGCGCGCCTCGGGCGCTGTGCTGCTGAAGGAGGCGGCGACGACGCCCGCCGAGCTCGAGGCGCTCACCTCACGGTTCGCCGCGCGCTTTCGCGTGCATCAGGACCCGTCGCGCCGACGTTTTAGCGCCGATGACACCACGCAGGGCGTGAGCGGAGGCACGGAGCGCATCGGGCTACACTCCGAGCGCGCCTATCTTCCGGCCCGGCCGGAGTTGCTCTTCTTCGGCTGCCTGACACCGCCCACGTCGGGCGGCGCCACGACGCTGTGCGATGGCGCTGCCATCGTCGAGGCGCTTCCCGCGGAGCATGTGCAGCGCTGGGAGGAAATGACCTTGCTCTGGCATACCACGATGGAAAGACCCATGTGGCAGCGCCTCTGGAGCGCAGATTCCCCCGTCGATGCCACCGCGGCCATGGATGGCATGCTCGAGCGAGCCGGTGAACGTGCGCGAACGAGGCATTGGTTCGAGGCGGAGACGATGCACATCGAATACCGAACATCGAGCCTCCAGCGCGGCTCGATCGGCGGCAAATGGGCATTTGCAAACTATCTTTTGCTCCAGGAGGAGGACCCGACCGGCCCCGCTGCCCGACGTGCCGATGGCAGCCCGGTCCCCTCCGAGCTGCTCCGACACGCCGCTGCCGTTGCCGATGGACTGACCGTGGATATTCGTTGGCAACGCGGCGACGTCCTCCTCATCGACAACACGCGCTGCATGCACGGCCGCCGCGCCATCGAAGGCGACGAGCGCCTGATCCTCGTACGCATGGGGGACGCGCGTCCGGAGCTCGCTTAG
- a CDS encoding gamma-glutamyltransferase, whose amino-acid sequence MKNIETWDIRKPAVESKNGIVVTQHYEASQIAAQVLAEGGNAVDAAVAASFAIGVLEPAQSGIGSIGHMVVAPVTGEKPYAINFSARLPMKLDPKDYPLTGNAGSSMFSWPQVLEDRNMEGPYSIGVPGQVAGTWLAHSKFGRLPWARLVTPAASLCEEGVPIDWNWTFKIATSQRGLARDPNTAAVYLPGNNVPVVDWRGGTAVRLWPKRLAKTLRRIAEAGGDDFYRGDLAAAIAADAKAVGSCLTLEDLHEYRATIEQVEGARYRDATIFTVPGLTAGPSLLHALERFAQRMPNPKDARDDAKLFPAIAAALLDTYAERLATSGPVDTKKNTCTTHISVIDRDGNAAALTQTLLQNFGSRVTFPETGILLNDAVTWFDPVPGKPNSIGPGKTPLSNMCPLVARVGKNLTIALGSSGGRRIFPSIMHYLIFLIDRGMTVDEAVHYPRIDVSGDPWVTADRKLSPEAIAALQQSHDVHVEQNCFYPSLFGVPTVVARDERTGVNTGGAFVVSPWASAAVG is encoded by the coding sequence ATGAAAAACATCGAGACATGGGATATCCGCAAACCCGCCGTCGAGTCGAAGAACGGGATCGTCGTCACGCAGCACTACGAGGCGTCCCAGATCGCAGCCCAAGTGCTGGCCGAGGGCGGTAACGCCGTCGACGCCGCCGTGGCCGCGAGCTTCGCCATCGGCGTGCTGGAGCCCGCGCAGAGCGGCATCGGCTCCATCGGTCACATGGTCGTCGCGCCCGTCACGGGGGAGAAGCCGTACGCGATCAACTTCAGCGCGCGCCTGCCGATGAAGCTCGATCCCAAGGACTATCCGCTGACCGGCAACGCCGGCTCCAGCATGTTCTCGTGGCCGCAGGTGCTCGAAGACCGCAACATGGAGGGCCCCTATTCGATTGGCGTGCCCGGCCAGGTCGCGGGCACGTGGCTCGCGCACAGCAAATTCGGCCGCCTGCCGTGGGCGAGGCTGGTCACCCCGGCCGCTTCGCTGTGCGAAGAAGGTGTTCCCATCGATTGGAACTGGACCTTCAAGATCGCGACCAGCCAGCGCGGCCTCGCGCGCGATCCGAACACGGCCGCCGTGTACCTCCCGGGCAACAACGTCCCCGTCGTCGACTGGCGCGGCGGCACCGCGGTTCGCCTCTGGCCCAAGCGCCTGGCCAAGACCTTGCGGCGCATCGCCGAGGCGGGCGGCGACGATTTTTACCGCGGCGATCTGGCTGCCGCCATCGCAGCCGACGCCAAGGCGGTCGGCTCCTGCTTGACCCTCGAAGACCTGCACGAGTACCGCGCCACCATCGAGCAAGTGGAGGGCGCGCGCTACCGCGACGCCACGATCTTCACGGTCCCCGGCCTGACCGCGGGCCCCTCCTTGCTGCACGCCCTGGAGCGATTCGCCCAGCGCATGCCGAACCCCAAGGACGCGCGCGACGACGCCAAGCTGTTCCCCGCGATCGCCGCCGCGCTGCTCGACACGTACGCCGAGCGCCTCGCCACCTCGGGGCCGGTCGACACCAAGAAGAACACGTGCACCACCCACATCAGTGTCATCGACCGCGATGGAAACGCGGCCGCCTTGACGCAGACCTTGCTCCAAAACTTCGGCTCGCGCGTCACCTTCCCCGAGACGGGCATTCTGCTCAACGACGCCGTCACCTGGTTCGATCCGGTGCCCGGCAAGCCGAACTCGATCGGCCCGGGAAAGACCCCCCTGTCGAACATGTGTCCCCTCGTCGCACGTGTGGGCAAGAACCTGACGATTGCGCTGGGCTCATCGGGCGGACGCCGGATTTTCCCGTCGATCATGCACTACCTCATCTTCTTGATCGATCGCGGCATGACCGTGGACGAGGCGGTCCACTACCCGCGCATCGACGTGAGCGGCGATCCATGGGTCACGGCGGACCGCAAGCTCTCTCCCGAGGCGATCGCCGCCCTGCAGCAGTCGCACGATGTGCACGTCGAGCAGAACTGCTTCTATCCGAGCCTCTTCGGCGTCCCCACCGTCGTCGCGCGCGATGAGCGCACGGGCGTGAACACGGGCGGCGCGTTCGTCGTATCGCCCTGGGCGAGCGCCGCGGTAGGCTGA
- a CDS encoding alpha/beta fold hydrolase, whose translation MAADHSIVSFGSAGPPDLRLFCFPYAGGSSVAFKGWRDALHRVDVCAIELPGRGRLFGHAALRNLGAVIDYAAEAIERLCDIPFVLYGHSMGAVTALEVGFELARRGKRPRGLVATGSAPPHLPIRRERPLHALSRDELLEALRELETLPEALLRRPDVLDAFLPTIRADMESRETWVSAVRDIKVPITAFGGKDDSHVTADELCAWGRYTSARFSVMQLEGGHFFIKSNQDAFLPLLQDALIRCLSQ comes from the coding sequence GTGGCGGCTGACCACTCGATCGTGTCGTTCGGCAGCGCGGGGCCGCCGGATCTCCGTCTCTTTTGCTTCCCTTATGCGGGCGGAAGCTCGGTCGCGTTCAAAGGTTGGCGCGACGCGCTCCACCGCGTCGACGTGTGCGCGATCGAGCTCCCGGGGCGCGGCAGGCTGTTCGGCCACGCCGCGCTGCGGAACCTCGGCGCGGTGATCGACTATGCTGCGGAGGCCATCGAGCGCCTTTGCGACATCCCCTTCGTGCTCTACGGGCACAGCATGGGCGCGGTGACGGCGCTGGAGGTGGGGTTCGAGCTCGCGCGCCGCGGCAAGCGTCCGCGCGGCCTGGTCGCAACGGGCAGCGCTCCGCCGCATTTGCCCATTCGAAGGGAGCGCCCGCTGCACGCGCTCTCGCGCGACGAGCTCCTCGAGGCGCTGCGCGAGCTCGAGACCTTGCCCGAGGCGCTCCTTCGCAGGCCCGACGTGCTCGACGCCTTCCTACCCACCATCCGCGCCGACATGGAGTCACGCGAGACGTGGGTGAGCGCCGTGCGCGACATCAAAGTTCCCATCACGGCCTTCGGAGGAAAAGACGACTCCCACGTGACCGCGGACGAGCTCTGCGCGTGGGGCCGCTACACATCGGCGCGCTTCTCGGTGATGCAGCTCGAAGGGGGGCATTTCTTCATCAAATCGAACCAGGACGCGTTCCTGCCCCTGCTCCAGGACGCGCTGATCCGATGTTTGTCTCAATGA
- a CDS encoding GNAT family N-acetyltransferase: MSGVRMSDITVASLELADVDAIVRYWHESPAEYLRALGVAPEKLPNRRKMHEMLALKVAQQVAPPTILVVKVKGESIGVHELTHIEVGISAVMHAHIWKAEHRGKGFGAVSYVKAMERFFEAHGFRSILFETPRANASANRLKEALGLAPCGNGTIYLPIMTSPMETTRYSVERADLPRLVARLETSWKPKTGAPRGG, from the coding sequence ATGAGCGGCGTGCGGATGTCGGACATCACGGTGGCGAGCCTCGAGCTCGCCGACGTCGATGCCATCGTCCGCTACTGGCACGAGTCGCCCGCCGAGTATCTGCGCGCGCTGGGCGTCGCGCCGGAGAAGCTGCCGAACCGACGCAAGATGCATGAAATGCTGGCGCTCAAGGTGGCGCAACAGGTTGCGCCACCCACCATCCTCGTCGTGAAGGTGAAGGGCGAGAGCATCGGGGTGCACGAGCTGACCCACATCGAAGTCGGGATCAGCGCGGTCATGCACGCGCACATCTGGAAGGCCGAGCACCGCGGCAAGGGGTTCGGCGCCGTCTCGTACGTGAAGGCGATGGAGAGGTTCTTCGAGGCGCACGGCTTTCGGAGCATCCTCTTCGAGACCCCGCGCGCGAACGCCTCTGCCAATCGCCTCAAGGAGGCGCTCGGCCTCGCACCTTGCGGAAATGGCACCATCTATCTTCCCATCATGACGAGCCCCATGGAGACCACGCGCTACTCCGTGGAGCGCGCCGATCTCCCGAGGCTCGTGGCCCGCTTGGAGACGAGCTGGAAGCCCAAGACCGGAGCGCCTCGTGGCGGCTGA
- a CDS encoding acyl carrier protein, with protein sequence MSSANDILDVVREVVRGTLQGDGLQDDEDMFDAGATSLTVVNLQLRLEERLKRRAPTHRLMAAPSIQGWADIYSSAQSGS encoded by the coding sequence ATGTCGAGTGCAAACGATATCCTGGATGTGGTGAGAGAAGTCGTACGCGGAACGTTGCAGGGCGACGGCCTCCAAGACGACGAGGACATGTTCGACGCAGGCGCGACATCGCTGACGGTCGTCAATCTCCAACTTCGGCTCGAGGAGCGCCTGAAGCGCCGTGCACCGACACACCGGCTGATGGCGGCCCCCTCCATCCAAGGGTGGGCCGACATCTACTCGAGCGCGCAGTCCGGCTCCTGA
- a CDS encoding alpha/beta hydrolase: MQEILVPSADGHRVRAFFSGRDAQKPTVTFVLPFGSKFDMARPFLTELAGPFNVVTWEARIIVDDPELHPDVDAITPQMHVADMISVLSRLEIPRTDVIGYCSGAGISLLAAHEHPDRFGRLALVSGEYVLPPSVCARTRFQNDLDELLVFAATSKAHTAAIFSKLTPREVPEGDTVLAGAALPFSRPEYLHRFAVNYISYRKMEFLRIAPEVEHRALVIVGERDEQVTVRSSELIQGKLRRSELRLDPVADHHDVCRAVTPINRAVVEFLSLEPS; encoded by the coding sequence ATGCAAGAGATATTGGTCCCCAGCGCCGACGGGCATCGCGTCCGCGCGTTCTTCAGCGGACGGGACGCGCAGAAGCCCACGGTCACCTTCGTATTGCCATTCGGATCCAAGTTCGATATGGCCCGGCCCTTTCTGACCGAGCTGGCCGGCCCTTTCAACGTGGTGACCTGGGAAGCGCGGATCATCGTGGACGATCCGGAGCTGCACCCGGACGTCGATGCGATCACGCCGCAGATGCACGTGGCCGATATGATCAGCGTCCTTTCGCGGCTCGAAATTCCGCGCACGGACGTGATCGGCTATTGCTCCGGCGCGGGGATCTCGCTCTTGGCCGCGCACGAGCACCCCGATCGGTTCGGCCGATTGGCGCTGGTGAGCGGTGAATACGTGCTGCCGCCGTCGGTCTGCGCGCGAACGCGCTTCCAGAACGACCTCGACGAGCTCTTGGTCTTCGCGGCGACGAGCAAGGCGCACACGGCGGCCATCTTCTCCAAGCTGACCCCGAGGGAGGTGCCCGAAGGGGACACCGTCCTCGCGGGCGCGGCGCTCCCGTTTTCGCGGCCGGAGTATTTGCACCGATTCGCGGTGAACTACATCAGCTACCGGAAAATGGAGTTTCTCCGCATCGCACCCGAGGTGGAGCATCGCGCGCTCGTCATCGTCGGAGAGCGCGACGAGCAGGTCACCGTGCGGAGCTCGGAGCTGATTCAAGGAAAGCTGCGAAGGAGCGAGCTCCGGCTCGATCCGGTGGCCGACCATCACGACGTATGCCGTGCGGTCACGCCCATCAATCGAGCGGTGGTGGAGTTTTTGTCCCTGGAGCCCTCCTGA
- a CDS encoding DMT family transporter: MTQSATPVSKERVGVIELTMAMILSGTIGVFVVESTASSFNVVFFRCIFGAICLGSYCAFRGFFKETGFTAKSLGLAALGGVFIVFNWAFLFSAYRSTSISVATVVYHTQPFYVLLLGAIIFRDKITAGKVAWVLVAFVGVVLVTGLSVADLEGANAAYLLGVGKALLAAVFYAFATIIAKRLKGIRPHLIALTQVLVGIPLLFPFTTLSEVNNLGVKWGWLAGLGLIHTCIMYILLYSSYQKLPTPKIAVLSFTYPAVAIIFDMAVYHTRITVLQAVGIPMILIAGLGLNLGWSILPRRAAAAPDPAKSS, encoded by the coding sequence ATGACGCAATCGGCAACCCCAGTCAGCAAGGAACGGGTCGGCGTGATCGAGCTCACGATGGCCATGATCCTTTCGGGCACCATCGGCGTGTTCGTGGTCGAGTCCACCGCGTCGTCATTCAACGTCGTATTTTTCCGCTGCATCTTTGGCGCGATCTGCCTTGGCTCCTACTGCGCCTTCCGCGGGTTCTTCAAGGAGACCGGCTTTACGGCCAAGTCCCTGGGACTTGCGGCGCTCGGCGGCGTATTCATCGTCTTCAACTGGGCGTTTCTCTTCAGCGCCTATCGCTCCACATCCATCTCGGTGGCGACGGTCGTCTACCATACGCAACCCTTCTACGTGCTGCTCCTCGGCGCGATCATCTTCCGCGACAAGATCACGGCGGGGAAGGTGGCGTGGGTGCTCGTGGCCTTCGTGGGCGTTGTGTTGGTCACCGGCTTGTCGGTCGCGGATCTCGAGGGAGCGAACGCCGCGTACCTGCTCGGCGTCGGCAAAGCGCTGCTCGCCGCGGTGTTCTACGCGTTCGCCACCATCATCGCCAAACGGCTCAAAGGCATTCGCCCGCACTTGATCGCGCTCACCCAGGTGCTGGTGGGAATTCCGCTGCTCTTCCCCTTCACGACCTTGAGCGAGGTAAACAACCTCGGCGTGAAGTGGGGGTGGCTGGCCGGGCTCGGCCTGATCCACACCTGCATCATGTACATCCTTCTGTACTCCTCGTACCAGAAGCTCCCGACGCCGAAGATCGCCGTGCTGTCCTTCACGTACCCGGCGGTCGCGATCATCTTCGACATGGCGGTCTACCACACGCGCATCACGGTGCTGCAAGCGGTGGGCATCCCGATGATTCTGATCGCGGGCCTGGGCTTGAACCTCGGCTGGAGCATCTTGCCGCGCCGCGCGGCGGCCGCACCGGACCCGGCCAAATCGAGCTAG